One Borreliella chilensis DNA window includes the following coding sequences:
- a CDS encoding ribose ABC transporter ATP-binding protein gives MKEDILVLENITKKYGDFIANDNVSIKFKAGEVHAILGENGAGKTTLMKTIYGLHQVNSGRIILKGKEVSFKDSSESIRNGIGMVFQHFMLIPQFTAIQNIILGYENSKFGFLNYKQAREKINCLSEKYGLKIDLEKKVEDLSVGMEQKIEILKVLYRNADIIIFDEPTAVLAPSEVDDFINILKTLTQEGHTVILITHKIKEIRSIAKQCTIMRLGKVVKTVNIAEVDDKDLTKLMIGKEVVLRASKAQFENHFNVLEIKNLSVKDERGVLKVKDVNLNLRNGEILGISGIEGSGQEDLVDAILGLKSIFKGDIFKKSSSGILESLKGLTIKQIINKKIGNIPSDRQRHGLILEFNVMQNIGLKSFDNPDYLRLKKNQLKSGLSFNFIKRQFVGFDLNFLKKLSNQLVNYFDIRPRDVLNKVKYLSGGNQQKVIIAREISLEPDILLAIQPTRGLDVGAVENIYKRIIEQRDAGRSILLISFELDELVNVCDRIAVMHSGRIVGILEGNFDIDVIGKMMMGLS, from the coding sequence ATGAAAGAAGATATACTAGTATTGGAAAATATTACAAAAAAGTACGGTGATTTTATTGCCAATGATAATGTTTCTATTAAATTTAAGGCAGGCGAAGTTCATGCTATTCTTGGAGAAAATGGTGCTGGAAAGACCACTTTAATGAAGACTATTTATGGACTTCACCAAGTAAATAGTGGCCGCATTATTTTAAAAGGCAAGGAAGTCAGCTTTAAGGATTCAAGCGAATCTATTCGAAATGGGATTGGAATGGTTTTTCAGCATTTTATGTTAATCCCACAATTTACTGCTATTCAGAATATTATTTTAGGATATGAAAATTCAAAATTTGGTTTTCTTAATTATAAACAAGCTAGGGAAAAAATAAATTGTCTTTCAGAAAAATATGGCTTAAAGATAGATTTGGAGAAAAAAGTTGAAGACTTAAGTGTTGGCATGGAGCAAAAAATAGAGATATTGAAAGTTCTTTATCGGAATGCAGATATTATTATTTTTGATGAACCTACTGCAGTACTTGCTCCAAGTGAGGTTGATGATTTTATAAATATTTTAAAGACACTCACCCAAGAAGGTCATACTGTAATACTTATTACCCATAAAATAAAAGAAATTAGGTCTATTGCAAAACAATGTACAATTATGCGCCTTGGGAAGGTTGTGAAAACTGTTAATATTGCTGAGGTTGATGACAAAGATCTTACAAAATTAATGATAGGTAAGGAGGTTGTGCTTCGAGCATCTAAAGCTCAATTTGAGAATCATTTTAATGTTCTTGAAATAAAGAATTTAAGTGTTAAAGATGAAAGGGGAGTTTTGAAAGTTAAAGATGTTAATCTTAATTTGAGAAATGGTGAAATTCTTGGAATATCAGGTATTGAGGGGAGCGGTCAAGAGGATCTAGTTGATGCAATTTTAGGTTTAAAAAGTATATTTAAGGGCGATATTTTTAAAAAAAGTTCTTCAGGAATTTTAGAATCTCTAAAAGGCTTAACTATAAAGCAAATAATAAATAAAAAAATTGGTAATATTCCTTCGGATAGGCAAAGGCATGGTCTTATTTTAGAATTTAATGTTATGCAAAATATTGGACTTAAGAGCTTTGACAATCCTGATTATTTAAGATTAAAAAAAAATCAGTTAAAGAGTGGTTTAAGTTTTAATTTTATTAAAAGACAATTTGTAGGGTTTGATCTTAATTTTTTAAAAAAATTGAGCAATCAACTTGTAAATTATTTTGATATTAGGCCAAGAGATGTTTTGAATAAGGTAAAATATTTATCTGGGGGTAATCAGCAAAAAGTTATTATTGCTCGTGAGATTAGCTTGGAGCCGGATATCCTTTTAGCTATTCAGCCTACAAGAGGTCTTGATGTTGGTGCTGTTGAGAATATTTATAAAAGAATAATAGAGCAAAGAGATGCGGGTAGATCTATTTTATTGATTTCTTTTGAGCTTGATGAACTTGTTAATGTTTGCGATAGGATAGCTGTAATGCATAGCGGAAGAATAGTAGGTATTTTAGAGGGAAATTTTGATATTGATGTTATTGGTAAAATGATGATGGGTTTAAGTTAG
- a CDS encoding sugar ABC transporter permease — translation MSKNVCSKFVLKFLNSSAFISVFSLFIGFLIVGIVVAVFGYSPFRMYFIIMEILFSSPKHLGYVLSYAAPLIFTGLSIGISLKTGLFNIGVEGQFILGSIIALIASVFLDLPPILHVITIFVITFLASGSLGILIGYLKARFNISEVISGIMFNWILFHFNNIILDFGFIKRDNSDFSKPIKESAFIDFLGSWKLSPEGLAYRSSHPFVNELLKAPLHFGIVLGIIFAILIWILLNKTIVGFKINAIGSNIEASKCMGINVKTVLIFSMFLSAAVAGLAGAVQVMGVNKAIFKLSYMEGIGFNGIAVSLMGNNSPIGILFSSILFSVLLYGSSRVQSLMGLPSSIVSLMMGVVVLVISASCFLNKIFLKGVKSVKYNNILD, via the coding sequence ATTAGTAAAAATGTATGTAGCAAATTTGTATTAAAATTTTTAAATTCTTCAGCATTTATTAGTGTTTTTTCTCTATTTATTGGATTTTTAATTGTTGGTATAGTGGTGGCGGTTTTTGGTTATTCTCCTTTTAGAATGTATTTTATAATAATGGAGATTCTCTTTTCGTCTCCCAAGCATTTAGGCTATGTTTTAAGTTATGCGGCTCCTTTGATCTTTACAGGTCTTTCTATTGGTATTTCTTTGAAAACAGGTCTTTTCAATATTGGAGTTGAAGGTCAGTTTATACTCGGATCTATTATTGCTTTAATAGCATCTGTTTTTCTTGATTTGCCTCCCATTTTGCATGTAATTACCATTTTTGTTATTACTTTTTTGGCATCAGGTAGTTTGGGAATTTTAATTGGATATTTAAAAGCTAGATTCAATATTAGTGAAGTGATTTCAGGAATAATGTTTAATTGGATCTTATTTCATTTTAATAATATAATTTTAGACTTTGGTTTTATCAAAAGAGATAATAGTGATTTTTCAAAGCCCATCAAAGAAAGTGCATTTATTGATTTTTTAGGTTCTTGGAAGCTTTCACCAGAAGGTCTTGCTTATAGGTCTTCTCATCCTTTTGTTAATGAGCTTTTAAAAGCGCCTCTTCATTTTGGAATAGTTTTGGGCATAATTTTTGCTATTTTAATATGGATTTTGCTTAACAAAACTATTGTTGGATTTAAAATAAATGCTATAGGAAGCAATATTGAAGCCTCAAAATGTATGGGTATTAATGTGAAAACTGTACTGATCTTTTCAATGTTTCTCTCAGCAGCGGTTGCAGGTCTTGCTGGAGCTGTTCAGGTTATGGGTGTTAATAAAGCTATATTTAAGCTTTCCTATATGGAAGGGATTGGTTTTAATGGAATAGCTGTTTCTCTTATGGGAAACAATTCACCTATTGGAATACTATTTTCTAGTATTCTTTTTTCTGTTTTGCTTTATGGGAGTAGTAGGGTTCAAAGTTTAATGGGGCTTCCATCTTCAATTGTATCCTTGATGATGGGGGTAGTTGTTCTTGTAATTTCTGCCAGTTGTTTTTTAAATAAAATATTTTTAAAGGGTGTTAAGAGTGTCAAATATAATAATATTCTTGATTAG